GCCCCGTACACTAAGCCCTCTCAAAATATGCAGCAGCACGGTGAATCTTGATTTGAATTACCACGTTCAGCAGCTTGTAATCAAAATAGCTACTATACCTGAGAAATGAGCCAGGCAACTCTGTCAAAGATAGAGTGCAAAAATGACATGCAGTGTACCAAAAGACAGAAAGGCAAATAAGAACAGATTGAGTATACCagacgtaataaggcaaataaaaACGGGCTGCTTGAGTATGCCAAAAGAAAATGATGAGggcagattaaaaaaaaaagtgtttgaaaagtctgggacccacGAGTCACATAAAGGAATCATAGCATATTTTCAATACAAGAACAATTAGTTAACGAAAACGGGACACCACAAGCGCAGCTCTGCTTATGTAGCTACAAACAGGCAATTACATACAACAATGTAACTGTGAACACCATAAAGAAACAAGGTTGTCAATACCATCAGACAGGAGTGGTTAACCGCACAACTTACTACCTCTCCCTGCGGTAATTCCCTCCAGGGCAAACACTGCACACACAATTACTTGTGCAACACATACGGCATCTCTTCGTTTATTTGAAGTGAAGAAAAATGGCAATTTCAGAAAGTCTGTAATAATCCCGCTTGAGATTATTGTCATGAAATCATCAGGGAAGAATGTGATTTTGAGACATAGGGTCATGTGAGGTGGTATAGAATACTATACAAACTAGATGTGTTTTGGTTTTCATGATCCAAAATAGGTGTCCCCCCATTGCATAGCCCAGTGCCTCAATATCTCAAAATGCGGCACAGGTTTATAATGAAGTTAGATATTGGTGTTGAGGATCAGAAGAGTCAAAAAAGGCACTCACAAGCagtcacatggaaactaatatacAAATTTCTTTATATAAAAAAGGTAAATATGGATAAATAAAGCCTAAATCTAATTCAAAACTTACAAAGAGTTCAATATCCCAAAATTTACAAGGACATTAAGCTTGAAAccgctcagaagttgcattatcaagttaacACAGCTGAAAGGCTGAAATTAATTGGATGTGACACTTGGAAATTATCTCAAGaaaagtttgaagcctaccaGAAAAGGCATTATCCAGTAAAATATATGATTCCAATGATTTCGAAATTTTTCAAGGATTTCAGTACAATTTCAAATTGGCATCTTCCCAGGTTAAAATTTTAGATCATCGGTCCTCACAGAATACAGCAATAACAATTTGAAGGCGATCAGAATATTAGTAATTTAATAAAGTTGGCAATTTGGGACTTAGGATATCGAATATCAGCGGAAACCTTGGGTTTAAGAAACCACAATGGTGTTGGaagtttgaagacgatcagaTGAAGCATTTTCCAGCTAAGGTATGATTTCCAGCGATTTACTTTTATACCTATTTTACTATATTAACAAATTTGCCCGTACACAAGCATAATTTAATAGGTAGTATCCTGACCTTAAGATGCATCATCCGTAACATCATAACTCAGCAGGTAGTGGTGTTATCATCCAACACAGCAAGTACTTGTGTATCTAACAGAGCGGGGGTTGTGTTAATATTTAACAGAGCATCACCGTtctaaaaaagaataaaaatgaACCAAAAATGCAAACTGCACAAGAGAATATATGAAAGATTCATCAGTGGGCAAATAGAGCAAGAAGTTCAACGACCTCATGTCACGTCGTGACTATTGTTGTACCTCCTGGGGAAGGTGTGGAGGCGGTGAAGGTCCAGTGGTAACTGCTGCCAGTGTCAAGGTCTCTCTCATGCTTTCTCTCTTGTGTCAGTCTTCACGACAATATCTGAGGAGCTTCTGATATATAAACCGTGCGGTTGTATCACAGCACACATCAGTCTCACTCTTCATTCACAAATAAACATGGCCTCCAAGGTGAACTCTAAATATAAGAGCCTTTAGTGATTTACCGTGATCTAAAAACAAAACAAGTTGTTGAAGATTAGGATGAACAAAATGTGTCGTGCCTCGCTAATACAAATTTTATAATTTTGTGCTTGCAGGTATTCCTCCTGGCTGCCCTTGTGGTTGTCACCTCAGCCGAGCTTCGTCCCTCTTACAACGCTCCTCGCCCCTCCTATAGTGCTCCAGCACCTTCAGTAAGTACTCGTAATAAAAAAGCAGGAAAGAGAAATTggctaattagcaagaactcattttaaattaagtcctttctaaagttttctcttatatgtttaaagatatatttttcattcatgttaatgtaataattaataattttgtaccaaaagaaccttaaaaaacttacctaaccttattataacaagcgcaatttaatttagcctaatccaactaaatgcattttagataagtttacaataatttaatcataaacaaacacaatgaaataattttttttcgttaggttcagaattatttttgcgaaattattgcatacacaaatttttgcttgctttatttggcaagaagagcgttgctaataaagccaaaatagcaagttttacctattcggcacgacattatatatatatatatatatatatatatatatatatatatatatatatatatatatatatatatatatatatatatatatataataataataataataatattaataataataactttatacATTAGCAAGACATGAACATATAAATATAGATGATgggatgtatataaaatataaattatgaaGACTAATTACAGTTTAACACTCCTTTTTCACATTATCCAGGGTGTTCCTCAGTACAAATTCAACTGGCTGGTGAAGGACGCCAACTCTGGTAACGATTTCGGTCAAGACGAAGCTCGTAATGGATACGATACTCAGGGATCCTATTACGTCCAGCTTCCCGACGGTCGTCTGCAGAGAGTTTCCTACACTGTGAACGGTGACTCCGGCTACATTGCTCAAGTTGAATACCAGGGTGAGGCCCAATACCCAGCCTACCAGCCTAGCTACAAGCCCACCCCCAGCTACCAGCCCGCTCCTGTCTATGGTTAATATAAACATGCATAAATATTAAACTTGCAATTATACATATTTTTTAGTTTACCTAGATgtttaaatataaaaatatctaTAAACAGACTATTAAATTCCAAGAGATATATTATGTAAAAGAAACAACTCACAGATTACTGGTAAACATAATTCACCAGATACATGTATGTACAATCAAGCATTTATATTTTGTATCCAATAATTATTTAGTCAAATTAGGTGCAATTAGTGTCAATAAGTGACGATGCGTAGCAAAACAGACTTAGTGAGATCTTTCTCATACACGATGTTGTAAGATCCAGTCTGTGCAGTCTTAGTCAATTTTCCTCCTCAGTTCGAAGTAACATTCTGATAACAGTACCCGTTAACTTAATTTTTACATGGAGTGAATTAAATCACCTAATTAGCTTTAAAATTCGGTTTGAAAAAAATATGAATGGAAATTGAagggtttgagaaagacctgcctagtatggtttTGCAAACCTATTGATAAACTCTTATTTTCATACGTTTCTTTGTTTAAATGTCTAAATCTTATTCATACATTTGAAAATCCGAAATTCACTGCCAATGTTATTCAGTTTACCTTTGCAGTTGAAGATAAGTTGCGTTATATTTAAAGATTAGTTTTCTCATTCATTCCTTTGTGAGGTATCACTTATTTGGtacgtccccccccccccggcaatTTTTTCCCTCGTATCTCATTCCTGTCCAATTGCTTTATGTTGCTTATTACCTCTTAAGTAGTAATGAGAAATGATGCGGTGTCGTTACTTTAGCTCCTCTGTGTGTATTACTCAGACGCCAAAGTATTTCACCTTATTCGATCGAAACCTATTTCCTGGTTGTCTTAATATTcgttctgagtttttttttttttttctattcataCATTTTTCTGTATATTGTAACAGACAATTTTTGTAATCATTTAATTTACACCTTCAGTGAATATTTTATTCCTCTATAAATCTTCAAGTGTGTAATCAtgcagttaagaacataagaaagaagggacactgcaacaggcctactgacccatgcggagcaggtccatgtctccccccggattagcccaatgagccacccagtctgatcatctccactcaaggatggagcactgcaccagaccctgtagcacaagctagtcaggtccaactcacacccacccacacccagttgtatgtgtgtgttcagGTCCGCGTCTCACTTACTGGCCCCATCTTTTAACTTACGGGTGACTGGAATTATTTTTACCTGTCATGTTAATTTATTGTTCACAAACTAATGTAATACAGTTCAAGGAATAACCCGACCTCTCTAACCCATCCTTTTCGTATTCCTAATTATTATAATCCCACTGCACAGCCTATATATCACGTTCCCATGTATAAAAGAACTAACGTTTACAAAATTTTTAATGCACTAATGCTGAGTGCCCTAATTAGGCACCAAACATAAAAATAGTCTACCAGACTCTTCTACAATGGGACAGGGAAGCATATGATAAAAGTTTAGGGGGGCTTAAGGAAATTGGAGTTATTGAGAGGATGTAGGGAAAAAGTGGGATTCATAAACGAACGATAAATGAAGGTATTGACTGGAAATGAAGAGGTTGAAGGGGGTTTGATTATGAATGAACGGGACCATGTTGAATAGTCTGGTTGATGAGATGTAGAATGATAGATCAGTGATATACGGGAGTGAATGTCAAAAAGCAAACATTGTGCAGTTACAGGATGACATTGTATGAAAATTGATGCTGGATAGACAGTAAAATGGGGTGTGGAGGAATTGATAGAGGTGGAAGGAATGAAAGTGTTTTTATAGAAGTAATTTTCGCTGACAGGAATGGTGAGGCTTGGAGTGATCCATCGTAGATGACCAGGATAATTTGGAGTGGAAGGGTAGAATGGAAGGAAGGGAATGGCAGAGCAGAGAGGGATAGTTGAGGATGGAGAGCATGACGTGTCATGGAAGGGATAATGCTAATAGAATGGAGATAGAAAGGAAGGACTGCAGAAACTTAAGGGGTTGAGAGGGACATACGAAATAATAGCAAACAGAGAGGTAAACACTGATAGAATTAGATTTAATGGATGACAAGAGGAATTTAGGGGATAACGGAGGAGAGGAAAGAAGGAATTTAAAAGTCATGCATCATGAATACTCACCTCTAAACAATGGTAAACGCTACAAATTCTTAATATATGTGCGCATAAGTGTGTATACACACCTGTTTGTATTCACCAATTTCTGCTGCAAGaatcaagtctcagctcctggctatGCCTCTTAACAGGTTCTATCATATCTAGTGTCAGAGTTATGTATAAAGCATATTTCCACCGCTTGTTTAACAAGGATGTCTTTAGTATTCTAAAAGTGCTAATGAAATATCTCCTTGTATTTCTAGAACACATTTGTCATTATCGTCATATCATGTTCTCCTGTACCCACTTTCCGCCTTTCTTTAAGTTTACTCTTGTTTGTTTCATCTTCTTGGTCCATTTACCATCATCAGTTTCTCCTCACTGATTTTTCTTTGGTCTCGTTGCAAATTTATTAACACAAGAAACTCATTGTAGAAGATTACCGAAAGATAGATTAAGATTTGATAAAATGTAGATGAATCcattttgtgtgtatatgtgtgtgtgtgtgtgtgtgtgtgtgtgtgtgtgtgtgtgtgtgtgtgtgtgtgtgtgtgtgtgtatgtgtttatataATTTTCGAATTTGGGaagatatttttaaaaattattttgctTAAATTTAGAAAAGAAACAAACGCTATCCCATTATCATTGTCTATTTTTATTGATTGATTTCCTACTAAAGAATCTGAAATATTTAAGCTAAATACTTATATATGAATATGTATAAGAGGACTAATCCTCACCCACTACGTTCTATTATACCTCCTGGGGAAGGTGTGAAGGAGGTGAAGGTCTAATGGTAACTGCTGCCAGTGTCAAGGTCTCTCTCATGCTTTCCCTCTTGTGTCAGTCTTCATGACAAGATCTGATTAGCCTCTGCTATATAAACCATGCGTGTGTATCACTGCACATCAGTCTCGCTCCTCCCTCACGGCTGAACATGGCTTTTAAGGTGAATTGTAACAACCGCATTTAGTGATTTACCCAGTTTTATGGAACATACTGTCCGTAAATATGATGAAAATATATGTAGTGTTTCACTGTGAATCATTTTTATAATTTTGTGCTTGCAGGTATTTCTCCTGGCTGCCCTTCTGGTTGTCGCCTCAGCCGAGCTTCGTCCCTCGTACAACCCTCCACCTTCCTACAACGCTCCTCGCCCCTCCTATAGTGCTCCAGCACCTTCCGTAAGTACTCATATTATACAAGCAGAGTACTTCTAGACTCGTTCTCCTTTTTATTTCTTTTGTAGTTGTATTGTTTACGTTCTAAgtaatgttttatattttaattacACCGAGAACGTATGAGATTCAGATACTTTTACAACTTTATCTATTAGCAACTTATTTATATTTCTAAATTCAGAAAAAAACATAGATTTCTACATCAAGATCCATAAAACAATtacaattaaataaataaataaataaaataaataaatatatatatatatatatatatatatatatatatatatatatatatatgtatatatttatatatatatatatattttaccacCCAGGGTGTTCCTCAGTACAAATTTAACTGGCTGGTGAAGGACGCCAACTCTGGTAACGATTTCGGTCAAGACGAAGCTCGTAATGGATACGATACTCAGGGATCCTATTATGTCCAGCTTCCAGACGGTCGACTGCAGAGGGTTTCCTACACTGTGAACGGTGACTCCGGCTACATTGCTCAAGTTGAATACCAGGGTGAGGCCCAGTACCCAGCCTACCAGCCTAGCTACAAGCCCACCCCTGTCTATGGTTAATTTAAAAATGTTCTGATAATAAACTTTGcatctataaatatttttaaatttgcCCCAATTTTTCCATGTGAAAATAAAATGTCTATAATTAATCTGTATTACCAGATTGATTGGCCAGATGTGTACAATCAAGACAATTTATTTTGTCCAATAATTATTTAGTCAAATTAGGTGCAATTTGCAAGTGTCAATAAGGGACAATGCGTAACAAAACAGACTTAGTGAGATCGttctcacacacagtgttgtaagaaTCAGCCTGTGCAGTCTTAGTAAGTTTTCCTTCTCAATTAACGTTCTGATGACAATCGTATGAATGATTCATTTGGTTGTACTACGGAGATCGTGTTAACTAAATTTTTACAATGTGAGTAAAAGCACCCTGACTAACTTTAAAATTATATACGCCTTCTGGCCCCATCTGATTAAAAGTGACTGGCATAAATTTTACATGTGCTCTTGGACTAGGTCATATCAATTTATTGATCGAAACTAACGTAATATAGTTCAACGTATAACCCAACCTCTCTAACTGATCCTTTTCGTGCCTTAAATTGATTATAATCACATTGCACTCTCTGCCCATATATCACGTTTCCTTGTAAAAACGAAAGAATGTTTAAGAAAATTTTAATGCACTAATGCTGAGTACCTTATCTCGGCACTAAAAATCGCAATGGACTATTAGACTCTTCTACAATGGAACGGAGAAAAATCTGATAGATTTTAACAGGGCTTGAGGATATGGAAGGTATCGACAGGATGTAGGAGAAAAAGTGGGATGCTTAAACGAACAACATATGGAGGCAATGACTGGAAATGAAAAAGTTGAAGGGGGTTTGATTATGAATGGACGGAACCATACCGAATAGTCTGGTTGATGAGGTGTGGAAGGATAGATAAGGCATATACGGGATGGATCGACGTGAAGGGAATCGTTAAGCATTTACTGGATGACATCGTATAGAAACTAATGCTGGATAGATGGTATAATAGTGTGTGTAGAAATTTATTGGGATGGACTGAATGAAAGGGTGCTTAAAGAAATAATTTTCACTGACAGGAATGGGGAAGCGTGGAGTGATCTATCATAGATGAAGAGGATAACTAAGAGTGGAAGGGTATAGTGAAATGAAGGCAATGGCAGAGCAGAGAGGGAAAGATGAGGATGGACAGCATAACAAGTCACGGAAGGGATGATGCTAATGGAATGGAGAAAgaataggcaacagagactaaaaGGGTTGATGATGGTTGGACGAAATAATAACTCGTACAGAGGTCAACACTGAAGAAGATTTAATGGATGACAGAGAGAGAAAGCGGATGACGAAGTAGGAGGAGGACAAGGAATTTGGAAGTCGTGAATCATGAATACTTCGTTCCAATGAAAAACACTATAAATTCTTAAAGTGCGTGTATCAATATGTACATACAGCAGTTTACATTCACCTATTTCTTGATGCAaggatcgagtctcagctcctggctatGCC
The window above is part of the Cherax quadricarinatus isolate ZL_2023a chromosome 72, ASM3850222v1, whole genome shotgun sequence genome. Proteins encoded here:
- the LOC128701383 gene encoding cuticle protein 7-like; this translates as MASKVFLLAALVVVTSAELRPSYNAPRPSYSAPAPSGVPQYKFNWLVKDANSGNDFGQDEARNGYDTQGSYYVQLPDGRLQRVSYTVNGDSGYIAQVEYQGEAQYPAYQPSYKPTPSYQPAPVYG
- the LOC138854852 gene encoding cuticle protein 18.6-like; protein product: MAFKVFLLAALLVVASAELRPSYNPPPSYNAPRPSYSAPAPSGVPQYKFNWLVKDANSGNDFGQDEARNGYDTQGSYYVQLPDGRLQRVSYTVNGDSGYIAQVEYQGEAQYPAYQPSYKPTPVYG